The region CCATGGGCTATCATCACATCTACAGGTGCCAGTGGTTACTTCACTCCACGTATTGGTTTGTCTCCCAGGGGAAGTATATGGAGAGCTGGCACGTCCTTAGTGCGGCCGCTCGAGAGGCTAGCGAGCTCGGTAGGTACTCTTGTTTGCGTCAGCGGATGCATCGCTCTAATATTCTCGTAATAGGACTCGCaaaagacatggagtcagGGCGGTTACCTCAATTCGATCGTGAGATGCGCCGAAGGGTGTGGTGCGTTATCCAAATATTAGACTGGTTGGTAATTCCCTTTCCGATTTCTGGATTTATCATGACTGCTTACACATACCAAGGCAAATATCTGCCGGGTTATCACGATCTACCATAATCAGCTGGCCAGATGTGGAAATCGTGTTTCCGTCACTGACCATGGACGGTTGCGACCCTTCTCCAATTTTACATATGAGACTTCAATCGGAAGTTATTACAAATTTAGCAGTTGAATATCCTAATCCTAATGCCGTTGTCACTCCTGAGCAGATTCAACATTACCAGGGACTCATCTCCGGTTGGGCGCGGTCATTCCCGCCTGTGTATGCCTTAGACAAACCCGACACAACACAGGACAGCGACAACCCCTGGATCGGATTCAATCGATATTACCTACACACGATATACTACTTTTTCATGCTCACCCCCATCCGGCCATACATGGCCAAAGAATACCCACAGGAGTCTGATGAGGCTGAGGTAACTATTCGTACCAAGGGCATAGAATACTGCCTTGGTAATCTTCGGTCCGATGCAAAATGGGTAGAGCACATATCAAAACACGGTGGAGGTTTCCATTTCATGTTATTCTCATTGCTAGACACAGTGGCGCTTTTATCCACTACACTGATGAAGGACACCCATAAAACCATCACGAATCTGGTCGAAATATATGACGAGGTGAACAACGCCTTGACCCTACTGGCGGGCATACGCGAGACCTCCTCAACCGCCACCATGGCATACTACGCACTTGGTAAAGTTGTCGAAGGGTTTCCAAAACCGGCCTCGTCTATACAACAacagaagaaacaaaaacgaGACGATTCTCAAGCGCCTTCGGCTCATCCTCCCAAAGGTCACTTGCCTCACAACACCATAAACCCCGCGATGCTCCACGACAGCTCGGAGAGCTCACCGGAAAGCCATGGCCCAATGATGACACCAGGCACCACGCCCAGTCCCCGCCATGACGTCGGCGCAGACGACTTTGCATCCAGAAATAGCCCTCAATATGCTCCGGATCCCACCGATAACTCCTCGATTGACGAAAGAATCTTGCAGACTGCTGAACAATCCGGCGATGAGGGTCACCACATCGACCGGGGGTCTCAACATGTGGGTTTAGATGAAACACTACTGAGTTTTGATGGGTTGACAGCAATATGGGACGGGGACAATATAGATTGGGATCTTATTGAACATACACGACGAAGATGACTCAAAGAATAATATACCACTGAAATACAACATGAATTTGCGTAGACATCATTCAAGCTTTGAGCAAACGCCCAGACCCGAGGTgcttcaactccaccaagTCGCCGATGCTACTCTACCATCGGCGGCTGGTTATTCAAGAACGTCTGCGCCGCGGCCAGTTGCTCGTTCGATGGCATATTCGCAATCATCAGGTATAAAACATCCTACACAAGTAGATCAGTAAAATGAAATGCACCACCTCTAGCAACAACATAACATACCTCATGCATAAACTTCTTAACCCCCCGAATCAACGCCCCTGGCCCAATGGTCCCCAGGATAGTCGGCCCTCTCATGTTTCTCCTATCCGTCCTTCGCTGCCTCCTCGCTGCTTTTCTCTGCCgcttcgccatcttccactCACTAGGTCGACCGCCTATCGCACCACCAGTAATAAGTGCGATCAAGCTGCCGCTACTCGCAGGGTGATTCGGATCGGAGTACCGCGAGTGAAACTCTGGCTTCACACCAAGTTTCGCTAGACCACTGCTGGGATGATCACTCGCCCACTGTGCCTGGCCTCTCTTATCCATGTACTCCATCGCAAAAATCATGCCCCTCTTCATGCTGTTCGGTTTTTTGGCAGCCTGCTCAACTGCATCTCTTCCCTCCGACGTGCCGGCCAACTTGTCCAGGTCCGGGAACACCAAGGGCGCCGATTCGGGCCACTCGAAATCT is a window of Pochonia chlamydosporia 170 chromosome 5, whole genome shotgun sequence DNA encoding:
- a CDS encoding fungal transcriptional regulatory protein (similar to Cordyceps militaris CM01 XP_006670419.1), producing MEESSAEPVRHRIACTECQRRKQKCNREWPCIHCQRRKVADKCRFNLPAPPQSRSGKGTLTTESKKRHADWGTAEPPANSDAEGSIQSFGYAAAEMLARLGIADKDDDPGDGQYWTSAATCSMLDRVLKQLPKRSRVVQHADMTTRLSIETEMGDNIDAISQKYHSLAQELGNVIPMGYHHIYRCQWLLHSTYWFVSQGKYMESWHVLSAAAREASELGLAKDMESGRLPQFDREMRRRVWQISAGLSRSTIISWPDVEIVFPSLTMDGCDPSPILHMRLQSEVITNLAVEYPNPNAVVTPEQIQHYQGLISGWARSFPPVYALDKPDTTQDSDNPWIGFNRYYLHTIYYFFMLTPIRPYMAKEYPQESDEAEVTIRTKGIEYCLGNLRSDAKWVEHISKHGGGFHFMLFSLLDTVALLSTTLMKDTHKTITNLVEIYDEVNNALTLLAGIRETSSTATMAYYALGKVVEGFPKPASSIQQQKKQKRDDSQAPSAHPPKGHLPHNTINPAMLHDSSESSPESHGPMMTPGTTPSPRHDVGADDFASRNSPQYAPDPTDNSSIDERILQTAEQSGDEGHHIDRGSQHVGLDETLLSFDGLTAIWDGDNIDWDLIEHTRRR